The window AATATCCTGTTTAACATTTTATTATAGATACTTGGCTCTCCATCTTTTAAATATTTTCTGATATTTGATGAAGAGCATGTTTCTTTAGCTATTGTTAGTTCATTTAATTCTTGAAAATTGTATTTATACTTATCTTGTAGAGATCTCAGCATATCATTTGAACCCTTTCCATTCGTACCAAATCTGCAGTTATATCCTTGTACTATGAATTTCATGTTTAGTTTTTTGATTAATATTTCAGAGATAAAATCTTCACTTTCTATCTTTGAAAAAGATTCATCAAAATCTAATAAATATAAATAATCACAGTCTTGTTCTTTTAACAATTTCATCTTTGTTGTATTGTCATAAATAAGGAAATCACTTTCTTTTAATAAGAGGGTCTTTGGGTGATTGTTAAATGTTAAAATCACGGAAAGCAATCCTTTTTCTTTTGCTAGATTAGAAACAATTTTAAATATGTTTTGATGAGCAAAATGTACTCCATCAAAATTACCAAAAGTTACAACAGTTTTTAAATTACTAATTGGTCTTATTTTTCTGAAAATCTTCATGTAATTGTTTAACATTTATACTAATAACTTCTTGTAATTTTTGCAAAAATGTTTCTTTATCCATTGTGGCAGGATCTATTGCTTTTAAGCACTTTATTTTTATTGTTCCTGATTTTGGCATATGAAAGAAATTTCTTCCCATTAAATCAGATGAATGATGTGCTACAGGAAGAACGACAGTATTAGTTTTTTTTGCAATATAAAACACCCCAGGTTTGTATTCAATTTTCTTCTGATTATGATTCCTAGTGCCTTCAGGGAATAATATAATGGTTTTACCTCTTTTTACTCTGTCTTTACAGTGCATATAAGTTTCTTTGATATCTGTAATGCTAGATGAATCTTTATTTACTGGTATGTGTTGATTACGCATACTAATTCCGAGAGGAGTAAAAAATAAGGTCTTTTTTGCCAAAAAAACAGGGAATTTTTTAAAGGTGTTTGCGAGTATTAAGATATCCCCAGATGATTCATGATTTGAAGCAATAATAAAGTCTTTATTGTTTGGTATATGTTCTAATCCCTCTACAGCAGTCTTTATGTTTGTTATTTTAGTTAAGATGTTACATAAATTTCTAAAGTGTAGATGATAATTTATTTCTGGCATTTTTTTTGTATTACACCCGACTCGGAAAAAAGTCATTGATCTGCCTATAGGAACCGATGTTACCATAACAATTGCAGTGCAGAGGATATAAACACAATACCTAAAAATATATGTGATTTTGCCTAATAACGATTTCATAATATTTTCATAAAAATTACCTATTTATACTGCTACTATCTTTTTCTATCTGTGATAGATTACTTGCTTCATCTTGTGTAATTAATTCATTTATCATGTCCTCTATCTGTCCTTCTTTTACAAATTGATTAATCTTATAAAGAGTCAAGTTGATTCTATGATCAGTAACTCTTCCTTGAGGAAAATTATAAGTTCTTATTCTTTCAGATCTATCGCCTGAGCCAATTTGCTGCTTTCTCATTTCTGATATTTCAGTATTTTTCTTATTACGCTCACTTTCATATAATCTAGCACGCAATATTTTCAAAGCTTTTGCTTTATTTTTATGTTGTGATTTCTCATCTTGCTGTATGACAACAATCCCAGTCGGAATATGAGTTATTCTTACAGCACTATCAGTTGTATTAACAGATTGTCCTCCAGGGCCGCTTGAACGATATACATCAATTCTTAAATCTTTGTCTTGGATATTTATATCTACATCTTCCGCTTCAGGGAGAACAGCAACAGTTGCCGCCGATGTATGAACACGGCCAGCAGATTCAGTTTCAGGAATTCTTTGTACTCTATGGGTGCCAGATTCAAATTTTAACTTTGAAAATACCATTTGACCTTTGATTATCAAGCTAGCTTCTTTATATCCACCTAATTCGTTATGTGATATGTTAAGAATCTCAGTTTTCCAATTCATTCGTTCTGCATATTTTTGGTACATGCGAAACAAATCATATGCAAATAAAGATGCTTCATCGCCGCCAGTACCAGCACGTATTTCCATTATCACATTGCGCTGATCATCTTTATCTTTTGGGATTAAAGATGTTTTAATTTTTTTCTCAAGACTTGCTACTGTGCTTTGTAAATCAGATATTTCTTCTTTAAATAAAGATTTTAGATCATTGTCTAAATCAGGGTTCTTCATTTCACTCAGTGCATCTTCTAGTTGTCTTTTGTTAGCCAAATAATGCTGTGCTAAATCTGCTGTAGGTTTTATTTCAGAATATT is drawn from Anaplasmataceae bacterium AB001_6 and contains these coding sequences:
- a CDS encoding bifunctional riboflavin kinase/FAD synthetase — its product is MKIFRKIRPISNLKTVVTFGNFDGVHFAHQNIFKIVSNLAKEKGLLSVILTFNNHPKTLLLKESDFLIYDNTTKMKLLKEQDCDYLYLLDFDESFSKIESEDFISEILIKKLNMKFIVQGYNCRFGTNGKGSNDMLRSLQDKYKYNFQELNELTIAKETCSSSNIRKYLKDGEPSIYNKMLNRIFEISNKVIEGNKRGRLIGFPTANIKIDAEQITPKKGVYKTYTIIDQKIYSSITNVGTRPTFDNKPEIIIETHIFNFDADIYGKDISVGFEEFIREEMKFNSLEELKKQIIQDIESVKKLHSLQSFQS
- a CDS encoding 1-acyl-sn-glycerol-3-phosphate acyltransferase; the protein is MVTSVPIGRSMTFFRVGCNTKKMPEINYHLHFRNLCNILTKITNIKTAVEGLEHIPNNKDFIIASNHESSGDILILANTFKKFPVFLAKKTLFFTPLGISMRNQHIPVNKDSSSITDIKETYMHCKDRVKRGKTIILFPEGTRNHNQKKIEYKPGVFYIAKKTNTVVLPVAHHSSDLMGRNFFHMPKSGTIKIKCLKAIDPATMDKETFLQKLQEVISINVKQLHEDFQKNKTN
- the prfA gene encoding peptide chain release factor 1, which produces MDLSDYSNNLLDKFKKIEIKMQDASDLSAEEMVTLSKEYSEIKPTADLAQHYLANKRQLEDALSEMKNPDLDNDLKSLFKEEISDLQSTVASLEKKIKTSLIPKDKDDQRNVIMEIRAGTGGDEASLFAYDLFRMYQKYAERMNWKTEILNISHNELGGYKEASLIIKGQMVFSKLKFESGTHRVQRIPETESAGRVHTSAATVAVLPEAEDVDINIQDKDLRIDVYRSSGPGGQSVNTTDSAVRITHIPTGIVVIQQDEKSQHKNKAKALKILRARLYESERNKKNTEISEMRKQQIGSGDRSERIRTYNFPQGRVTDHRINLTLYKINQFVKEGQIEDMINELITQDEASNLSQIEKDSSSINR